The following nucleotide sequence is from Octopus sinensis unplaced genomic scaffold, ASM634580v1 Contig14967, whole genome shotgun sequence.
TTCCTTAGTGAGGCAAAGTTTCGACAATAGCCCTGAAAGCTGAATTTCCGAGTCGAGTCCTACCGAAGACAGCCTAAGTTGTTGTAATCCAATCTCCTTCATAAACATGACTTGAATTGCCTCCTTCAAACCGGAATGTATTTTGCAGACTTTAAACAACATGGATATTATGTCCTGTCCAGAATAGCCCATTTCCAGGAATTTGTAGAGAATCCGTTCAGCCTCGTCTATTCGTCCAGACACACAGGCATCCAACATTTCCTTGACCAGACTAGGTCGAGGCTCATCACAAATCTGCCATGTCATCACAACACCACCGAAAAGACGTTATCGGCTGTGACATCGGCCAGACCAATCACGGTAGACTGGAGGTTGTTGATCGCATTCCTCATATCTCCATCCGCACAAAAAACCAGAGCTCGGAGACCTTCCTGGTCGTAGCAAACCTTTTCCCTTTCTGCCACTCCTTGGACGCATTGATACACCTCATCGTCCAACATTCTGGTAAAGCGGACGATGGCACAACGTGACTGGATTGGCTCTAATTTAATAATCCTTTCACGCATGCCGATCAGTTTGCTCGAGTCGTTGCAAGCAAAGAAGAACCGAGTGTGGTGTGAGTTTATTTCCATTGTTCGGCGAAGGGCCTGTTGGGCAGAACTTGTTATACTGTCAGACTCGTCCAGGATTATCATTTTATGTAAGTTTTCTGGTAAATTTACTTTTTTCTGTGCAAAATCCTTGATTTTGTTCCTCACAACATCAATCcctctaaaaataaaatactacagTACCGTTCATGAGACGCGTTTAATTCAAGGACGGCTTGGCTAAACAAATCTCCCAGTAACTCCCGAGCCATGCACAAAATGCTTGTTGTCTTTCCTGTCCCCGGAGGTCCctttaaaaattattgaatattgcGTATTACAGAAATTATAAGGTTTGGAATATTCCCGGATTGAGCAAAATTTTGAAATGATCAATGGCTTCTTTATTACCAATTACATCCTCAAGTTTTTGAGGTCGATACTTCTCTACCCTTATTCGTAAAAATGGCACCACCAACCATGGGATTTTCATTTGAATtatacaattaattttttttataaaattagaaCTTATTACAAACCTAATCATCCAAAAAACTGTTGTTGAATTACCTAATTTTGAAAAAAGCAATTTACGTCTTCCGGGCTCAGAAGTTTGACTTGGAACTTCATTGGGGTCGGTTTACACTTTGGAAAAGTCAATATTTTTGGTGATTGCTCTTCCGATGCTCCTCATGTCTGACTGACGCAACAATAAATCGTTACTTATGTTCCCAAACAACACGTCTCacgtttttcaatttctttgtttaAAATCGAGATTTCGGTTGTCATATCAGTAATTTATCATGTCTCCCATAACTACAATACTCTCAAAGGAAAGTGGAACGAATTTAGATAGACTCCTTTTTGCTGCATCTCCTGCTGTCGCGGTGGCCTagagaaagaaaattttcaatttttcgtcGGTGGTTTcttcaatattaaaattttgcaatTTTGGATTACATAATAAATCATTTCATTTTCGTATTGTTTAAGTGAATTAAATTAGAgaacaatatttttcattgatttacTGTAATATAATTGTAAGTGACAAAtccatttaaaattaatattacattttttgcaatataagtatatttatttcaaataatatacGAATTAAATATCGATTCGGCGACTATAAATTTGTGCGCACTACACTGAAGCTGAAATGAAGCAGCCGTCTGTGCATTCTCATAGCAAACAAAGCAGCGAAAATCTAATCACTCCCGAGTGTTCCATGAATAATTTTTCACGACAAATTGACCCGGCTGTATCTATCCAGTCCAACACTAACCACCAAGACCCCTCATTTCGAAATTCTAACGGAAGTTTTATTCCTTCTTGTATCTCTCTTAACAACCCTGCTTATTTTTATGACAATGTACAGAATAAGAACGTCCCCTCATTTTTGTCGACTCACCACAATAAAGTTGCCTTGAAACCTCAATATTCTACTATTCCCGTCCCCGTTATATGTGAGAATGACAGAAAAACGTTTTCTTATCCCGACAACAGTGTCGCTCCTTCGGAAAAGCCTGTGTCCACTCTAAAAAACGGAAACAGTAATTTTGTGAAAAATGTTCAATTTGATGAACCCAATTCAACTCAAGTAGCCGATGAGAGAGGCTCCTCATGCAAAAAGTCCAATAAAGTGTCATTCAAGACGATACAAACGTTGGCTTGTCTGTCTTTTTTAATGAATCCTATTTTTGGGTGTTTCGCTTTGATTTATGCCGGGAGGTACATTGAAGACGACGATTATTGCCATGCACGACGGATGGCTTGCATTTCTTATTCTCTGTCTATGGTTGGAATTTGTCTCACTCTTTTTGTTGTAGTTCctcttcttgttttgttttttaaataaattttatttatactttCAAGTGAATGTCACTTAAGTAAAAGATACACTACATTTCTGGTTATTATGgaattggatttgaactcaatattcGTTGACAATTCTCACAAAAAAAGATTGGTTTCAGGAATTGTACATTTGTCATGATTGTGGGAGTTGAGTAGCCGATCGGTAGTTACTAATATGGGTTTTTGACTAATCATATTTATTTTACAGTAGTAATAAGTCGCGACGTTAATGAGCGCATAAACTTCAAGTTCAAATCTAATTCAATGAAGCACGCCGTTGAATGGACCgactattttttattaaaataaaaatataatttttataaaatagaTGACGATCGAATTATTTTAAGTTAATGgataatattatttctaataaaaaatcccttgcgatagtacgctctaattctttctcgatcgcgtcgagTTCCCGCCCATGTAgcctttaattaattaacttgtaatTAAATACTTGtttcataaaaaattataattaggcATTGCGGCATGGTTTTAGTTAAGATTATTTTTCATGAAATACAACAAATTAAGGATTATTTTAATTCTGATTCCGATCCGTCATCTTTTAAAGATatcgataagaaaaaaaatacagattgaaagaaatttagaatCTGATCCGTTTTAAAGACGGAAAACCCACATTCTGCAAGAAGATACTGACCTTCGTTTTTCGGCAGTCGAGGAATATAAGCTAACGCTCAAACACATTGAGGCTTCCTATTGTAAAACATGGTCAGTCAGAACATAATATGGATCACTTTGAACGAAATCGTTTATTTGACAGGCTTCGTAGTTGTTATTACGACCCGAACTGAGGTAGCCCAGattgtttaaaaattttcattttccagGTAGTTTTTAGAACATTCTTAAAAAAATTGTCTTTGATTATAACTCCATCGTTCAAAATCCCgttctatgtgtgtgttggcCAGAAACACTGTTCACAAGGGTATTTTTATTGGAGGCATATTTATATGGATAGAATTGATTAAAATTACATTCTTATGTTGGTCGATCAACGGCGTGGTCTGTTCAGCGAATGGtgagaataataattaaaaaattgtatatagggaaaatcatttttttttttttttaagaaaaccaaccaataactacaagttaattaattaaaagcttcaagtgcgggaagccgacgcgatcgagaaagaattagagcgtactatcgcaagggatatccgctcgaaaaaccatctcgattcgcgggcgtcgcctgtgatggcagacatgcgggatccgatctcctgaacgaagctgattgccttactgcccaaggaaccggaagtctcaaccgcgaatggaaggaattggaacttctccgtaagtgaggagtacttccgcatctttttgcattccgcgGTTGTGACAATAGATCCAGGAGCGGAGGCCGACATCAGCAGGTTCTGAGGCGAGAAAGAGTCCACACAGGAAAatcatttgttttaaatttttccataTGTTGCGACTAATTTTAAAATCAGTGGTGTTATGAACGACCCTTTCTTTCGCGATAAAGCTGACCATAAAGTCGAAAGAAATGCTaaaatacttaattttattattcacGGGCTCAGTCGACCGACTATCAACACTCAAATACTGACTGGGGCGGTACAGTAAAACATCAATGCCCAATGGTCACCCAATCGTTTAGAATCAATTATATCAAGCCACAATTAAAGGCTTTAGCATTAAACTAAATTGGCTGGCTTTATAATCAATTAAGGGCCTTAATATACCTTtgagaattattttttatttaatttttaacccCCAAACTTGCATAGCAAACCCAGCACAAACAGTCACAGCTAACTAATCAAATGAAGAATCCAAGGAAAGAAGGAACTGTTTGTGCCGATCAGCATTAGCTTCCAAATTTTCAATACAGCCTTCCGGATCCAAAGAGAGGTGGGAATATCTGGTATGCCCATTTCCCATTTGTCAGCCTCCTACCGTCGCTCACCGAACATCATTTGTTTTCGGAAGGGTTTTACATAATGGAGATTTTTCATAGGTAATTTGATCAAGAGAAGGTAGAGATCCCCTTTCTACATCTGCTCGTGCCAGATGTACTCGTCGCCTCACGGATGGGAACAATGACAATATTTGACCCCAGCTGAAAACTTGCTTCTTTCGGAATCAAACCCGCGAAATTCGTATTCCAAGATCTTCAGAATTTATAAAActgagattatttatttattaaagaccaAAGACGGGTAGgccagttaattataataatccccGTGATCGCCGATCCGAACCAGGAAGATCCTactgaaaggttcgatcctgcccgcatgatcg
It contains:
- the LOC115230219 gene encoding LOW QUALITY PROTEIN: replication factor C subunit 2-like (The sequence of the model RefSeq protein was modified relative to this genomic sequence to represent the inferred CDS: inserted 1 base in 1 codon; deleted 2 bases in 1 codon) encodes the protein MKIPWLVVPFLRIRVEKYRPQKLEDVIGNKEAIDHFKILXQSGNIPNLIISGPPGTGKTTSILCMARELLGDLFSQAVLELNASHERYCSILFRGIDVVRNKIKDFAQKKVNLPENLHKMIILDESDSITSSAQQALRRTMEINSHHTRFFFACNDSSKLIGMRERIIKLEPIQSRCAIVRFTRMLDDEVYQCVQGVAEREKVCYDQEGLRALVFCADGDMRNAINNLQSTVIGLADVTADNICDEPRPSLVKEMLDACVSGRIDEAERILYKFLEMGYSGQDIISMLFKVCKIHSGLKEAIQVMFMKEIGLQQLRLSSVGLDSEIQLSGLLSKLCLTKECEH